The Pseudomonas azotoformans genome has a segment encoding these proteins:
- the eat gene encoding ethanolamine permease: MNTQLKPTLGTLHLWGIAVGLVISGEYFGWSYGWGVAGTLGFLVTSLMVAAMYTCFIFSFTELTTAIPHAGGPFAYSRRAFGEKGGLIAGLATLIEFVFAPPAIALAIGAYLNVQFPALDPKHAAVGAYIVFMGLNILGVKLAATFELVVCVLAVAELLVFMGVVAPAFSFSNFALNGWAGSDTFGAPAIAGMFAAIPFAIWFFLAIEGAAMAAEEAKDPKRTIPKAYISGILTLVILAMGVMFFAGGVGDWRTLSNINDPLPQAMKTVVGDSSGWLHMLVWIGLFGLVASFHGIILGYSRQFFALARAGYLPSFLAKLSRFQTPHRAIIAGGVVGIAAIYSDGLINLGGMTLTAAMITIAVFGAIVMYIMSMLSLFKLRKSEPLLERTFRAPGYPVVPGIALVLAVVCLVAMAWFNALIGLIFLGFMAVGFAYFQMTAQDRADAPADAMLTGL; this comes from the coding sequence ATGAACACACAACTTAAACCCACCTTGGGCACCCTGCACTTATGGGGCATCGCCGTCGGGCTGGTGATTTCCGGCGAATACTTCGGCTGGAGCTATGGCTGGGGTGTGGCCGGGACGCTGGGCTTCTTGGTGACCTCGTTGATGGTCGCCGCGATGTACACCTGTTTCATCTTCAGTTTCACCGAGCTGACCACGGCTATTCCACACGCGGGCGGGCCGTTTGCCTACAGCCGTCGCGCCTTCGGTGAGAAAGGTGGGCTGATCGCCGGGCTCGCGACCTTGATCGAATTTGTCTTCGCACCGCCTGCGATCGCATTGGCCATCGGCGCCTATCTGAATGTGCAGTTTCCCGCGCTGGACCCAAAACACGCAGCCGTCGGGGCCTATATCGTGTTCATGGGCCTGAACATCCTCGGCGTAAAACTCGCCGCCACCTTTGAACTGGTGGTGTGTGTGCTCGCCGTCGCCGAGCTTTTGGTGTTCATGGGCGTAGTGGCGCCCGCCTTCAGCTTCAGCAACTTTGCCCTGAACGGCTGGGCCGGTTCCGACACCTTTGGCGCGCCAGCGATTGCCGGCATGTTTGCCGCGATTCCTTTCGCTATCTGGTTCTTCCTCGCCATCGAAGGCGCGGCCATGGCTGCCGAAGAAGCGAAAGATCCGAAGCGCACCATTCCAAAGGCCTACATCAGCGGCATCCTGACGCTGGTGATCCTGGCCATGGGCGTGATGTTCTTTGCCGGCGGCGTGGGCGACTGGCGCACTCTGTCCAATATCAACGACCCCTTGCCACAAGCCATGAAAACCGTGGTGGGTGACAGCTCCGGCTGGCTGCACATGCTGGTGTGGATCGGCCTGTTTGGCCTGGTAGCCAGTTTCCACGGCATTATTCTTGGCTACTCGCGCCAGTTCTTTGCCCTGGCCCGCGCCGGCTACCTGCCGTCTTTCCTCGCCAAACTGTCGCGGTTTCAGACACCGCACCGGGCAATTATTGCCGGGGGCGTGGTGGGCATCGCGGCAATCTATAGCGACGGCCTGATCAACCTGGGCGGCATGACGCTGACCGCCGCAATGATCACCATCGCGGTCTTTGGCGCCATCGTGATGTACATCATGAGCATGCTCAGCCTGTTCAAACTGCGTAAGAGCGAACCGCTGCTGGAACGCACGTTCCGTGCACCGGGTTACCCCGTCGTGCCAGGCATTGCGCTGGTACTGGCGGTGGTGTGCCTGGTGGCCATGGCCTGGTTCAACGCACTGATCGGGCTGATCTTCCTGGGCTTCATGGCAGTGGGGTTTGCCTACTTCCAGATGACGGCGCAAGACCGGGCCGATGCGCCGGCAGATGCGATGTTGACCGGGCTCTGA
- the kdpA gene encoding potassium-transporting ATPase subunit KdpA, with protein sequence MHSYDYWLIIAFFAVVLVPAPFLGRFYYKVMEGQRTWLTPVFGPVERACYRLSGVDEHQEQSWQKYMLALLAFNLAGFVLLFAILLFQDYLPLNPQKLPGQEWTLAFNTAVSFMTNTNWQSYSGEASLSYLSQMAGLTVQNFVSAATGLAVLVALCRGIGRKSTKTLGNFWVDMTRATLYGLLPLCLVLALFLVWQGVPQTFAHYVDAVTMQGVDQVIPLGPAASQIAIKQLGTNGGGFFGVNSAHPFEDPTAWANLFELAAIILIPVALVFTFGHYVKDLRQSRAILGCMLALFLIGGATSLWAEYQPNPTLNNPAVEQTAPLEGKEARFGTTGTVLWSVTTTAASNGSVNGMQDSLNPLSGMVALVNMMVGEVIFGGVGAGMYGMLLNVLIAVFLAGLMIGRTPEYLGKKLQAKEVQLLVVTLLVMPVGVLVLGAIAASLPGPAGAISNPGPHGFSQLLYAYTSASANNGSAFGGFSANTPFHNLMLGLGMLIGRFGYILPVLALAGSLAMKKTAPIGQNSFPTHGPLFVTLLTVTILLVGGLTFLPTLALGPIAEHLSMGF encoded by the coding sequence ATGCACAGTTATGACTATTGGCTGATCATTGCCTTCTTTGCGGTGGTGTTGGTGCCAGCCCCATTTCTGGGGCGGTTCTATTACAAGGTGATGGAAGGGCAGCGCACCTGGCTCACGCCGGTATTTGGCCCGGTAGAACGCGCCTGTTATCGCTTGTCGGGCGTGGACGAGCATCAAGAACAAAGCTGGCAGAAGTACATGCTGGCCTTGCTTGCGTTCAACCTCGCAGGCTTCGTGCTGTTGTTCGCGATCCTGCTGTTCCAGGACTACCTCCCACTGAACCCGCAGAAATTGCCGGGTCAGGAATGGACCCTGGCCTTCAACACCGCGGTCAGTTTCATGACCAACACCAACTGGCAGTCCTACAGCGGTGAGGCATCCCTGAGCTACCTCAGCCAGATGGCGGGCTTGACCGTGCAGAACTTCGTCAGTGCCGCCACCGGTCTGGCAGTACTGGTCGCGTTGTGCCGTGGGATCGGTCGCAAATCCACCAAGACCTTGGGCAACTTCTGGGTCGATATGACCCGCGCCACCCTCTACGGCCTGCTGCCGTTGTGCCTGGTGCTGGCGTTGTTCCTGGTGTGGCAGGGCGTGCCGCAAACCTTCGCTCACTATGTAGATGCCGTGACGATGCAGGGGGTGGATCAAGTAATTCCCCTGGGCCCGGCGGCCAGCCAGATTGCGATCAAGCAATTGGGTACCAACGGCGGTGGCTTCTTCGGCGTCAACTCGGCGCATCCGTTTGAAGACCCGACTGCCTGGGCCAACCTGTTTGAACTGGCGGCGATCATCCTGATTCCGGTGGCGTTGGTGTTCACCTTCGGCCACTACGTGAAGGACCTGCGCCAGAGCCGCGCGATCCTCGGCTGCATGCTGGCACTGTTCCTGATCGGCGGCGCGACCTCGCTGTGGGCCGAATACCAGCCCAACCCGACCCTGAACAACCCGGCCGTGGAACAAACCGCGCCGCTGGAAGGCAAGGAAGCGCGCTTTGGCACCACCGGTACGGTGTTGTGGTCGGTGACCACGACGGCGGCATCCAACGGTTCGGTCAACGGCATGCAGGACAGCCTCAACCCCCTCAGCGGCATGGTTGCGCTGGTCAACATGATGGTCGGCGAAGTGATCTTCGGCGGCGTCGGCGCCGGTATGTACGGCATGTTGCTCAACGTGTTGATCGCGGTGTTCCTCGCCGGCCTGATGATCGGCCGCACCCCTGAATACCTGGGCAAGAAGTTGCAGGCCAAGGAAGTGCAATTACTGGTGGTGACCTTGCTGGTGATGCCGGTTGGCGTGCTGGTCCTCGGTGCCATCGCCGCGAGCCTGCCTGGCCCGGCCGGTGCCATCAGCAATCCTGGCCCCCACGGTTTCAGCCAATTGCTCTATGCCTACACCTCGGCCAGTGCCAACAACGGCTCGGCGTTTGGCGGCTTCAGTGCCAACACGCCGTTCCACAACCTGATGCTGGGCCTGGGCATGTTGATCGGTCGCTTCGGCTACATCCTCCCGGTACTGGCCCTGGCCGGCAGCCTG
- the kdpF gene encoding K(+)-transporting ATPase subunit F gives MSVLDGVSLLLAVALFIYLLVALLRADRN, from the coding sequence ATGAGCGTTCTGGACGGGGTGTCACTGCTATTGGCCGTGGCGCTGTTCATTTATCTGCTGGTTGCGCTGTTACGCGCGGATCGGAACTAG